The Saccharothrix violaceirubra genome segment TCCTCCTGGGCGAGGCGCAGCATGTGCTGCAACCGCTCGCTCAGGCCCTCCAGGGTCGTCGGCGGCAGCGACAGGCGCTCGACCTGGCCGCGCAGGTCCGCGATCTCCGACCGGGCGGCCTCGAGCTGACGGGCCAGGTCGTTGGTCTGCGACACGGCCGCGTCGCGGTCGGCGGCGAGCAGGCGCAGATCCGAGTCGATGCCGTGCAGGTGCTCCTCGACCTGCGCGCGGTCGTAGCCGCGTTTGACGATGTCGAAGCCGGTTCCCAGGGGGACGAGGTCACGGTCGTCGGCGAGGCCCATGGCCTCACGCTACCCGCATGCGCGACGCGGCCGGCACCCCGTGCGGCGCGGCGCGCGGCGGATTCGCTTGACCCACCTCGAAAACGGCAAATCCGGTACACCGTGGACGGTGTCGGTGCTACCCGTGGGTAACCGCCGTGCTGTGAGCCGTCGCACGCTGCGGTTACCCGAACGGGCTAGTCAGTGCGCGCCGGGCTCGACCAGTTCGACGAGCACGCCCCCCGCGTCCTTGGGGTGCACGAAGTTGACGCGGCTGCCCGCCGTGCCGCGCCGCGCCTCGGGGTAGAGGACGCGCAAGCCCTTGGCGCGCAACGCCGCCGTCGCCGCGTCCACATCGGACACCTGGTACGCGAGCTGCTGCAGGCCCGGACCCGACCGGTCGAGGAACTTCGCGATCGTCGACTCGGGGGTCAGCGGCGCGAGCAGCTGCACGGCCGCGCCCGACGGGTCGCCCGGCGCCCGCAGCATGGCCTCGCGCACGCCCTGCTCCTCGTTGACCTCCTCGTGCGCCACCTCCAGGCCGAAGTGCTCACGGTGGAACGCGATCGCCGCGTCCAGGTCCGGGACGGCGATGCCGACGTGGTCGATGGCGGTCACGTAGCCGCCCAGTTCTGCCCGCATGCCCGGCACTGTAGCCGGCGGAACCTGTGTCCGACCTCACCCGATCGCACTCTGGGACGCCTGAGTATCGTGTTTGGTTAACGACCGCTTACAACGCTGTGGAGGTTGCGGTGTCCGGTTCCGTCATCGTCGCCGGGGCGCGCACCCCGATGGGCAAGCTGCTCGGCTCGCTGAAGGACTTCTCCGGTGCCCGGCTCGGCGGCGTCGCGATCAAGGCCGCGCTGGAGCGCGCGGGCGTCGCACCGGAGCAGGTCCAGTACGTGATCATGGGCCAGGTGCTCACGGCCGGCGCGGGCCAGATCCCCGCCCGGCAGGCCGCCGTCGCCGCCGGCATCCCGATGACCGTGCCCGCGTTGACCGTCAACAAGGTCTGCCTGTCCGGCGTCGACGCGATCGCGCTCGCCGACCAGCTCATCCGCGCCGGCGAGTTCGACATCGTCGTGGCGGGCGGCCAGGAGTCCATGACCCAGGCGCCGCACCTGCTGCCCAAGTCGCGCGGCGGGTACAAGTTCGGCGACGTCACCGTGCAGGACCACATGCAGCTCGACGGTCTGTTCTGCGCGTTCGACCAGGTCGCCATGGGCGCCTCGACCGAGAAGGCCAACGCCCGCTACGACCTGACCCGCGAGGAGCAGGACGAGTTCGCCGCCCGCTCGCACCGGCTGGCCGCCGCGGCGATCGCGAACGGCGTGTTCGCCGAGGAGATCGCGCCCGTCGAGATTCCCCAGCGCAAGGGCGACCCGCTGCTGTTCGCCACCGACGAGGGCGTGCGCGCGGACACCACGGTCGAGGGCCTGGCCAGGCTGCGCCCGGCGTTCTCGGCCGACGGCACGATCACCGCCGGTTCCGCGTCGCAGATCTCCGACGGCGCGGCGGCCGTCGTCGTGATGAGCAAGGCCAAGGCCGAGGAGCTGGGCCTGACCTGGCTGGCCGAGATCGGGGCGCACGGCGTCGTCGCGGGCCCCGACGCGACCCTGCACGAGCAGCCGGCCAACGCGATCAAGGCGGCGTGCGCCAAGGCGGGCATCACCCCTGACGACCTCGACCTCGTCGAGATCAACGAGGCGTTCGCGGCCGTCGGCATCGTGTCCACGCGGCAGTTGGGCATCTCGCCGGACAAGGTCAACGTCAACGGCGGCGCGCTCGCCCTCGGCCACCCGATCGGCATGTCCGGCGCGCGGCTCGTGCTGCACCTGGCGCTGGAGCTGAAGCGGCGCGGCGGCGGGGTTGGCGCGGCGGCGTTGTGCGGCGGCGGCGGCCAGGGCGACGCGCTGATCGTGCGCGTGCCGAAGGCGTAGTGCCTTTCGGGGTGTACCGGGACCGCGGACGGTCCCGGTACACCCCGAAAGGAAAGGCTCTCAGGAGCGCTCTTGCGGCGCCGATAGGGGGACGACGGCGGAACCGCCGCCACCACCTGTCGTCGGGGGAGCGCCAGCATGTCGAGTTTCCGGTTGTCGAGTTTTCGGGGCCGTCTGCTCGCCGTGCTCGTTCCCGTCGTCGTGCTGGGGCTGGCCGTCCTGTCGGTGTTCGTCGTGGTCAGCGCCACGACGCTGGAGGAGGACGCGCAGCGCGGGCACGGTCGCGACGTCGCGGAGAGCCTCGCCCGGCAGGTGGAGACCCGGATCGCGGCGGCCCGCGCCGCCGAGCGCGCCATCGTCGCCACCGGCGGTGTGCTGCCGACGGAGAACCGCCCGCTGCTGGACGAGGTGGTCCGCGCGTCGCTCGCCGCCACGCCCGAGATCTTCGACATGTACCTGTGCTTCGAGGTCCCCGGCGACCCGCGCTACCCGCTCTCGGGCGTCCAGCAGTACCTCTGGGTCAAGGACGCGAACGGCACGCCCGTGCGCCAGGACCTCGACGACGCGGCGAACGCCGAGGCCATCAAGTACGACTGGTACACCCAGCCCAAGCGCACCAACGCCGAGAGCATCGTCGAGCCGTACTACGACGAGAACCTCAAGGCGCTCATGACCTCGGTGACGGCCCCGATCGTCCAGAACGGGAAGACGGTGGGCATCGCGGGCGTCGACGTCACGCTCGACCAGCTCTCCCAGCAGGTGAGCGCCGCGAAGGTGTCCGACAACGGCTACGCGGTCCTGCTCTCCCGGCAGGGCATGCTGCTCGCGGCGCCCGACGCGTCGGGCGTGGGGTCCAAGACGCTGGAGCAGGTCGCGTCCGAGCCCGCGCGCGACACCGCCGCCGCCCTGACGAGCGCGATCGCGGCCAACGGCAGCGGGACCCTCGACGGCCTCGACCCGCTCTCGGCGGAGGCGAGCGACGCGGTGGTGACCTGGGCGCCGGTCGAGGGCACGGGTTGGACGCTGGCGACGGTGACGCCGATGGACGACGTGCTCGCCCCGGTCGCCGCGCTGCGCACCAAGCTGATCGGTTTCGCGCTCGGTATCGCCCTGGTGCTGCTCGCGACCGTGTGGTTCACGACCCGCCGCCTGACCGCCCGCATGCCCGTGCTGCGCACCGCGGCGCTCGACATCGCCCGTGGTCGCCTGGACGTCACCCTGCCCCGCGCCGGGCGGGACGAGCTGGGCGAGCTGGCGGTCGCCTTCGGCGAGATGGTCGCGACGCTGCGCCGCACGGCCGACCACCTCCGCCGGATCGCCTCCGGCGACCTGGCCGCACCGGTCCGGCCCGCCGGTCCCGACGACGAACTCGGCAACGCGCTCGTGGAGATGCAGCGCGGGCTGACCTCGTCGGTGCGGGCCGTGGTGGAGACCGCCGGCACCCTCAGCGGATCGGCCGAGGCGCTGCGCGGCCAGGCCGGGGAGCTGCGGGAGAGCGCGGCGGTGACCTCCAGCCAGTCGGCGGCGGCCAGCGTCGGCGCGGCCGAGTTCAGCGCCAGCGTCGCGGAGATCGCCTCGACCATCTCGCGCGGCGCGGACCTGGCCATGGACGCGGAGCAGGCGACGGCCACCATGACCGCGCAGCTGCACAGCCTCGCCGGGTCCTCGGCCGCCATCGCGGACGTGGTCGACGTGATCACCAGGATCGCCGCCCAGACCCACCTGCTCGCGCTCAACGCGACCATCGAGGCGTCCCGCGCGGGCGAGGCGGGCCGCGGGTTCGCGGTCGTGGCCACCGAGGTGAAGAGCCTCGCCGAGTCGACGACGACCGCGACGGTGAGCGTCACCGAGCGCATCGCGGCGATCCAGTCCGATGTGGACGGAACCGTCCGGGTGATCGAGCGGATCGGTGCCTCGATCCGCGACATGACCGAGCTGCAGGGCGTCATCGTCGCCGCGGTCGAGGAGCAGTCGGCGGCGTCGCACTCGGTGCGGGAGAGCATCGGGCACGTCGCGGACGTGGCGGGTCGCACGGAGACCAACGTCCAGGCCGGCCTCGGCCTCGCCGACGACCTGGCCGACGCGGTCGGGCGGCTGGAAGAGGTGAGCAAGGGCTTCCGGCTGGGCGACTGACCCCGTCGGTGCCGCACCGCACCGAAGTGCCGGTCCGCCGGTCCGAGATGTCTCAACTGGGCTTTGTGCGAAATCGACGGGAATAGTCGTCCGCAGGGTTTCCGCTGGTCCCGGATGATCCACTGAAAAACGAGGTGTGCTCGGCGACACAGGGGGAATTCCTCCATCCGTGTGCGCAGACGAACGCGGGACTTCCGACCCTAGGCAAAACGCGGGGACAGACCGAACGTTTGTGTCCGGCAACTGGGGGATGAAGAGGTGCGATGTACGACTCGGTCGGACTTGAGGTGCTCTCCAGACAGGAGTGTCTCGAACTGCTGGGAGCGTCGTCCATAGGACGGCTGGTGTTCACGGACCGTGCGCTCCCGATGGTCCACCCGGTCGTGTTCGCGCTCGACGGCGAGTCGGTCGTGCTGCGGGTGCCCGAGGGCAGCGCCACGCTCGTCGCCCGCGACACGATCGTCGCGTTCGAGATCGACGAGATCGAGAAGGACCTGTCCCGGGGTTGGTCGGTGATGGCCGTCGGGCACGTCACCGAGGTCGACGACGAGGCGAGCCTGGAACGCCTGCGCGCCCTGCCGCTGGCGAGCCGGCCGCACGGCCGCGTCGACCACTACCTCGTGGTGGAGTTGGAGGTGCTCACCGGCCGTCGCATTCCGTAGCCGGAAGGTACTAATCTCGGAGCCGCGCTGTGGAGGTGTGGTTCCTTGGGCGGTTCCCCGGAGACGAACGCGATGCGGCTTGACGGCCTGTTGCGCGAGTTGACCGACCGCACGGCACAGGTGCTCATGTCCCAGGAACGGCTGCACCGGCTGCTCGGCGCGGTGATGTCGCTGGCCAGCGACCTGTCGCTGCCCGACGTGCTGCGCCGCATCGTCGAGTCGTCGTGCGGCCTGGTCGGCGCCCGTTACGGCGCGTTGGCGGTGATGGGACCGCACCGGCAGCTCCTGGAGTTCACCTACGGCGACGACGACCACCGCGCCGCGTTCGCGGGCACCACCTTCGACCCGGCCGCACCCGGTTTCCTGGGCGTGCCCGTGCACGTGCGCGGCGAGGTGTTCGGCAACCTCTACCTGACGGACAAGGAGGACGGCGCCGACTTCACGCGCGCCGACCAGGAGGTCGTCACGGCCATCGCCGCCGCCGCCGGCATCGCGATCGAGAACGCCCGCCTCTACGAGCAGTCCCGGCAGCGCGAGGTGTGGCTGCGCGCGTCCAACGAGGTGACGAACGCGCTGCTCACCGGCACGCCGGACCGCGACGCGCTGCGCCTGGTCGCCGTGCGCGCCCGGCTGGCCGCCGACGGGGCGTGCGCCGTGCTCGCGCTGCCCGACGAGCAGGGCGAGCTGCAGATCCGGGTCAACGACGGCGAACTTCGCGGCTTCACCATGTCGCGCGAGGGCAGTGCCAGCCGCGAGGTGTTCACGACCGGGCGGACCATGGTGCTCGACGGGCTGCCCGGCCACTTCGACCGGATCGGGCCCGTGGTGATCGTGCCGCTGGCCGCCGGCGACCGGCAGCTCGGCGTGCTCATGGTGGCCCGCGCCCGCGACCGGGCCGGGTTCGGCTCGTCGGACGTGATGCTGGTCGAGGCGTTCGCCCGGCAGGCGGCGTTGATCCTGGAGTTCACGCGGGCGTCCGGTGTCGGGCGGCGGCTGGCCGTGCTGGAGGACCGCGACCGGATCGCGCGGGACCTGCACGACCTCGTGGTGCAGCGGCTGTTCGGGCTGGGCCTGGGCTTGCAGAGCCTCAACGGGCTGGTGGAGCAGCCGCTGGTGGCCGACCGGCTGGCCGAGTTCGTGGCCGAGGTCGACCAGACGATCCGCGAGATCCGGCAGACGATCTTCTCGTTGCAGGAGCCGCCGGACGGGCCGAACAGCCTGCGCGGTCAGCTCGTGCGCGCGGTCCAGGACGCCAGCCGGCTGCTCGGGTACGAGCCGACGCTGGCGATCGAGGGGCCGGTCGACTCGGTGGTGCCCGACCACGTCCGGCCCGATCTGCTGGCGACCCTGCGCGAGGCGTTGGCCAACGCGGCGCGGCACGCGTCGGCGCGGATGGTCGAGGTGGCCATGCGGGTCGACCGGGACGCGACCGAGGCGACGTTGATCGTGCGGGACGATGGTGCCGGGCTGCCCGAGGGCGGGCCCCGGCACACGGGCGGGTTGGCGAACATGACCGCGCGGGCACGGCGGTGGAACGGCACGTGCGTGGTCGACTCGGCGGAGGGCCACGGGGTGACCGTCACGTGGTCCGTCCCGCTGGCGTCGGTGTGACCGCGCGGTCGGGTGTCACGGAAGGGAGAGGGATGTCCATCTCGGTACTGCTGGTCGACGACCACGAGATCGTCCGGCGGGGGTTGCAGCAACTGCTGGCGGTCGAGGCGGACATCACCGTGGTCGGCGAGGCGGACACGGCCGCGTCCGCGGTGACCGCCGCCGCCGAGCACCGGCCCGACGTGGCGGTGATCGACGTCCGCCTGCCCGACGGCGACGGGGTGACCGTGTGCCGGGAGATCCGGTCCGTGGTGGACCCGCCGCCCGCCTGCCTGATGCTGACCTCGTACTCGGACGACGAGGCGCTGTTCGGCGCGATCATGGCCGGTGCCGCCGGGTACATGCTCAAGCAGGTGTCCGGCAACGACCTGGTCTCCGCGATCCGGACCCTGGCCGCCGGCGGGTCGCTGCTGCACTCGGGGGTGACGGCCACCGTGTTGCAGCGGTTGCGGGGCGGGCCGGTCGAGGACCCCCGGTACGCCGCGCTGAGCCCGCAGGAGCGGCGGATCCTCGACCTCATCGCGGAGGGGTTGACCAACCGGCAGATCGCGCACCGGCTCTACCTCGCGGAGAAGACCGTGAAGAACTACGTGTCGTCCCTGCTGCACAAGCTGGGGTTTGACCGGCGGACCGAGGCCGGGGTGTACGCGGCCAAGCGCCGCCAGCGCGGCGCCGGCCTCTGACCCCGCGAGTCATACGTTCGGACACCGCGAAATGTGCACTCGGACACCGCGAACTGTGCGTTCAGGCACCCCCGATCGGGGTGCCGGGGCACGTGGTGTCGCGCGTGGGCAGCGTGCCGTCCACCAGGAAGTCCTCCACGGCGTCGTTGACGCACGCGTTGTCGTAGCCGTAGACGGTGTGGTCGCCGTCGTCGACGGTGAGCATGCGTGAACCCGCGAACCGGGCGTGCGTCCTGCGGGCGCCCTCGACCGGCGTGGCGGGGTCGCGTTCGGTCTGCACGAAGAGCACCGGCGGGACGCCCTGGCCCGTGGGCGTCTTCAAGGTGAGGCTGGGCCGGTCCCAGAAGGCGCACGGTGCCAACGGCTGGTAGTAGCCGTTCAACGGGTACCGCCCGCCCAGCCGCGCCGACTCCTCGGCCAGGAAGTCCGGCCCGCCGCGGAACGGGGTGTCGTTGCACATGATCATGTACGCCGTCGCCCGCGACGCGTCCGGGCTGCCCGGGTCGAACGCGGCGAACTCGCCCGCCAGGACCGCGGCGGCCTGCGGGAACGCCTCCTTGTGCCGGGTGGCCGCGGTCAGCGCGCGGTCCAGGGACATGGCCGTGAACAGGGTGCCGTCGGGCAGCTCCACCGGATCGGCGGCCAGGCTCGCGCGGGTGGTCTCGTAACGGCCGCGGACCTGCTCCGGGGTCGTGCCCAGGTGGTACGTGGCGTCGTTGCGCGCGATCCACGGCAGCAGGTCGGCGCGGAACCGGCGTTCGGTCGCGCGCGGGATCTCGGCGAAACCGCCCTGGAACGTGCCGGTGACGTCGAACGTCGAGTCGAGCACGAACCTGCCCACGCTGCGCGGGAAGTAGGCCGTGTAGTACGCGCCCAGCCACGTGCCGCCGGAGTAGCCCAGCCAGTCGACCTTGTCGACCTTCATCAAGCGGCGCAACAGGTCCAGGTCTTTCACAGTCTGCTCGGTGGTGATGTACCGACCCGCCTCGCCCGATCGTTGTCGGCACAGTCGGGCGTGGTCGCGGGCCTTGTCGTGCACGGCCCGGATGCCCCGCGGCGAGCGGTCGCGCGGGTCGGGGTGGTCGGCGAAGTCGTGGCCACCGCAGGAGATCCCGTGCGCGGGACTCGTGCCGCGCACGTCGATCCCCACGATCTCCAGGTTGTCGACGAGTCGGGCGC includes the following:
- a CDS encoding pyridoxamine 5'-phosphate oxidase family protein, with translation MYDSVGLEVLSRQECLELLGASSIGRLVFTDRALPMVHPVVFALDGESVVLRVPEGSATLVARDTIVAFEIDEIEKDLSRGWSVMAVGHVTEVDDEASLERLRALPLASRPHGRVDHYLVVELEVLTGRRIP
- a CDS encoding methyl-accepting chemotaxis protein, which produces MSSFRLSSFRGRLLAVLVPVVVLGLAVLSVFVVVSATTLEEDAQRGHGRDVAESLARQVETRIAAARAAERAIVATGGVLPTENRPLLDEVVRASLAATPEIFDMYLCFEVPGDPRYPLSGVQQYLWVKDANGTPVRQDLDDAANAEAIKYDWYTQPKRTNAESIVEPYYDENLKALMTSVTAPIVQNGKTVGIAGVDVTLDQLSQQVSAAKVSDNGYAVLLSRQGMLLAAPDASGVGSKTLEQVASEPARDTAAALTSAIAANGSGTLDGLDPLSAEASDAVVTWAPVEGTGWTLATVTPMDDVLAPVAALRTKLIGFALGIALVLLATVWFTTRRLTARMPVLRTAALDIARGRLDVTLPRAGRDELGELAVAFGEMVATLRRTADHLRRIASGDLAAPVRPAGPDDELGNALVEMQRGLTSSVRAVVETAGTLSGSAEALRGQAGELRESAAVTSSQSAAASVGAAEFSASVAEIASTISRGADLAMDAEQATATMTAQLHSLAGSSAAIADVVDVITRIAAQTHLLALNATIEASRAGEAGRGFAVVATEVKSLAESTTTATVSVTERIAAIQSDVDGTVRVIERIGASIRDMTELQGVIVAAVEEQSAASHSVRESIGHVADVAGRTETNVQAGLGLADDLADAVGRLEEVSKGFRLGD
- the mce gene encoding methylmalonyl-CoA epimerase, whose product is MRAELGGYVTAIDHVGIAVPDLDAAIAFHREHFGLEVAHEEVNEEQGVREAMLRAPGDPSGAAVQLLAPLTPESTIAKFLDRSGPGLQQLAYQVSDVDAATAALRAKGLRVLYPEARRGTAGSRVNFVHPKDAGGVLVELVEPGAH
- a CDS encoding acetyl-CoA C-acetyltransferase, which translates into the protein MSGSVIVAGARTPMGKLLGSLKDFSGARLGGVAIKAALERAGVAPEQVQYVIMGQVLTAGAGQIPARQAAVAAGIPMTVPALTVNKVCLSGVDAIALADQLIRAGEFDIVVAGGQESMTQAPHLLPKSRGGYKFGDVTVQDHMQLDGLFCAFDQVAMGASTEKANARYDLTREEQDEFAARSHRLAAAAIANGVFAEEIAPVEIPQRKGDPLLFATDEGVRADTTVEGLARLRPAFSADGTITAGSASQISDGAAAVVVMSKAKAEELGLTWLAEIGAHGVVAGPDATLHEQPANAIKAACAKAGITPDDLDLVEINEAFAAVGIVSTRQLGISPDKVNVNGGALALGHPIGMSGARLVLHLALELKRRGGGVGAAALCGGGGQGDALIVRVPKA
- a CDS encoding response regulator — its product is MSISVLLVDDHEIVRRGLQQLLAVEADITVVGEADTAASAVTAAAEHRPDVAVIDVRLPDGDGVTVCREIRSVVDPPPACLMLTSYSDDEALFGAIMAGAAGYMLKQVSGNDLVSAIRTLAAGGSLLHSGVTATVLQRLRGGPVEDPRYAALSPQERRILDLIAEGLTNRQIAHRLYLAEKTVKNYVSSLLHKLGFDRRTEAGVYAAKRRQRGAGL
- a CDS encoding sensor histidine kinase is translated as MGGSPETNAMRLDGLLRELTDRTAQVLMSQERLHRLLGAVMSLASDLSLPDVLRRIVESSCGLVGARYGALAVMGPHRQLLEFTYGDDDHRAAFAGTTFDPAAPGFLGVPVHVRGEVFGNLYLTDKEDGADFTRADQEVVTAIAAAAGIAIENARLYEQSRQREVWLRASNEVTNALLTGTPDRDALRLVAVRARLAADGACAVLALPDEQGELQIRVNDGELRGFTMSREGSASREVFTTGRTMVLDGLPGHFDRIGPVVIVPLAAGDRQLGVLMVARARDRAGFGSSDVMLVEAFARQAALILEFTRASGVGRRLAVLEDRDRIARDLHDLVVQRLFGLGLGLQSLNGLVEQPLVADRLAEFVAEVDQTIREIRQTIFSLQEPPDGPNSLRGQLVRAVQDASRLLGYEPTLAIEGPVDSVVPDHVRPDLLATLREALANAARHASARMVEVAMRVDRDATEATLIVRDDGAGLPEGGPRHTGGLANMTARARRWNGTCVVDSAEGHGVTVTWSVPLASV
- a CDS encoding alpha/beta hydrolase: MRKTITVLSTAALVAAFLPAPAHAAGFGIQQLVWAPCTDIPDPGALECATFDVPRDWNRPDDGKRFTISVSRLKPKGPGKGVLFTNPGGPGDLGRELPLELTHRARLVDNLEIVGIDVRGTSPAHGISCGGHDFADHPDPRDRSPRGIRAVHDKARDHARLCRQRSGEAGRYITTEQTVKDLDLLRRLMKVDKVDWLGYSGGTWLGAYYTAYFPRSVGRFVLDSTFDVTGTFQGGFAEIPRATERRFRADLLPWIARNDATYHLGTTPEQVRGRYETTRASLAADPVELPDGTLFTAMSLDRALTAATRHKEAFPQAAAVLAGEFAAFDPGSPDASRATAYMIMCNDTPFRGGPDFLAEESARLGGRYPLNGYYQPLAPCAFWDRPSLTLKTPTGQGVPPVLFVQTERDPATPVEGARRTHARFAGSRMLTVDDGDHTVYGYDNACVNDAVEDFLVDGTLPTRDTTCPGTPIGGA